The Rhodothermales bacterium genome has a segment encoding these proteins:
- a CDS encoding ComF family protein, with the protein MNALLFPDRCLGCGERPDLTPWLCSGCRLSLPVADPLAVAGRADLFEPGLVGVQAAWYTEPDSPVRRLVHGVKYRFNPDLASWLGEESVRETIRPAADLIVPLPLHRVRLRERGFNQAALIGTGVSRALALPMRDVLTRTRPSGSQTRKSAAGRRDLEAGTFRARESVEGCRVLLVDDVLTTGSTLRTAAAALVAAGACEVRGLVVAASRRPGCP; encoded by the coding sequence TTGAACGCACTGCTGTTCCCGGACCGCTGCCTCGGGTGCGGGGAGCGGCCCGATCTCACCCCGTGGCTCTGCAGTGGCTGTCGGCTGTCCCTGCCGGTTGCGGACCCTTTGGCCGTGGCCGGGCGGGCCGACCTCTTCGAGCCCGGCCTCGTCGGGGTGCAGGCGGCCTGGTACACCGAACCGGATTCGCCGGTGCGCCGTCTCGTTCACGGGGTCAAGTATCGGTTCAATCCGGATCTGGCCTCGTGGCTGGGTGAAGAGAGCGTTCGCGAAACGATCCGCCCGGCGGCCGATCTGATCGTTCCCCTTCCGCTTCACCGAGTGCGCCTGAGGGAGCGGGGGTTCAATCAGGCCGCGCTGATTGGCACAGGGGTGTCCCGGGCCCTGGCCCTGCCCATGCGCGATGTACTCACCCGCACTCGTCCCTCGGGCTCGCAGACTCGGAAGTCGGCTGCTGGGCGGCGCGACCTGGAGGCCGGGACATTTCGGGCCCGTGAGTCGGTTGAGGGTTGCCGGGTCTTGCTGGTCGATGATGTGCTCACGACCGGATCTACGCTTCGAACGGCCGCCGCGGCCCTGGTGGCCGCCGGGGCGTGTGAGGTTCGAGGACTGGTGGTGGCGGCGTCCAGGCGGCCGGGGTGTCCGTGA
- a CDS encoding DUF3524 domain-containing protein produces the protein MKILALEPWYGGSHKNFLDHLVRHSSHEFQTVTMAARFWKWRMHGGAVTMARKAGLLYDGAEKPDLIFASSMVNVPAFMALARARFGEVPVLLYMHENQLTYPLPEGQDRDHTYGYINYLSCLAADRIVFNSQYHYDEFMEALPVLLRMFPDYTHLHTVQQIREKCSVLHLGMDLEGHDQYQSAYSAHPWGPGMRPPIVLWNQRWEHDKNPEAFFRLMNRLDDAGHTFRLILAGERFNEQPVEFERAFERYAERILHYGYAEDFDEYSKLLHRADLVVSTAIHEFFGISIMEAIYCGCHPLLPNKLSYPELIPESLHSPLLHAPVLYNDEEELFAIMSRILKGEERPLPVSTLRRVPEHLEWSRHVKRYDELFGSVVQEAVA, from the coding sequence GTGAAGATCCTTGCGCTGGAGCCGTGGTACGGCGGCTCACACAAGAACTTTCTGGATCACCTGGTCCGGCACTCCAGCCATGAGTTCCAGACCGTCACCATGGCGGCGCGTTTCTGGAAGTGGCGCATGCATGGAGGCGCAGTCACCATGGCTCGGAAAGCGGGGCTTCTGTACGATGGCGCCGAGAAGCCCGACCTCATTTTTGCGTCCAGCATGGTGAACGTGCCCGCGTTCATGGCGCTGGCGCGGGCGCGATTCGGCGAGGTGCCCGTGCTGCTTTACATGCACGAGAACCAGCTGACGTATCCGCTGCCGGAGGGCCAGGACCGCGACCATACCTACGGGTATATCAACTACCTGTCCTGCCTGGCCGCGGACCGCATCGTCTTCAACTCGCAGTATCACTACGACGAGTTCATGGAGGCCCTGCCGGTGCTGCTGCGCATGTTTCCCGACTACACGCATCTGCACACGGTGCAGCAGATCCGGGAAAAGTGCAGCGTGCTGCACCTCGGGATGGATCTCGAGGGTCACGATCAATACCAAAGCGCCTACTCCGCGCACCCCTGGGGCCCCGGCATGCGGCCGCCAATTGTGCTGTGGAACCAGCGCTGGGAGCACGACAAGAATCCCGAGGCGTTCTTCCGTCTCATGAACCGGCTGGATGACGCCGGTCACACATTCCGGCTGATCCTTGCCGGAGAACGGTTCAACGAGCAACCCGTGGAGTTCGAGCGGGCCTTTGAGCGCTATGCCGAGCGCATCCTCCACTATGGCTACGCGGAGGACTTCGACGAATACAGTAAACTTCTCCACCGTGCCGATCTCGTGGTGTCGACAGCCATCCATGAGTTCTTCGGCATCTCCATCATGGAGGCCATTTATTGCGGATGCCATCCCCTGCTTCCGAACAAACTGTCCTATCCGGAGCTGATTCCGGAGTCGCTTCACAGTCCGCTGCTTCACGCACCGGTGCTTTACAACGACGAAGAGGAGCTGTTTGCCATCATGAGTCGCATCCTGAAAGGCGAGGAGCGACCCCTGCCCGTATCGACACTGCGCCGGGTGCCGGAGCACCTGGAGTGGAGTCGACACGTGAAGCGCTACGACGAACTGTTCGGGTCCGTGGTGCAGGAGGCCGTCGCTTGA
- a CDS encoding DUF4399 domain-containing protein, whose translation MARYLPLLLLVAACTSDQPQAEPEAAEPSARVFFASPADGAELESPISVEMAAEGIDVVPAGTFTENSGHFHILVNEPFLAPGSVIPADSTHIHYGDGSSSTTLDLPPGEHVLRLQLADGAHIALEGMEDEITITVR comes from the coding sequence ATGGCCCGGTACCTCCCTCTCCTGCTGCTTGTGGCGGCATGCACCTCTGATCAACCCCAGGCCGAGCCGGAAGCCGCCGAGCCTTCAGCCCGAGTGTTCTTTGCTTCCCCTGCCGATGGCGCCGAGCTCGAATCACCCATTTCTGTGGAAATGGCGGCTGAGGGCATCGACGTGGTGCCGGCCGGAACGTTTACGGAGAACTCAGGCCACTTCCACATTTTGGTGAACGAGCCATTCCTCGCGCCGGGCTCCGTCATTCCTGCGGACTCCACGCACATTCATTACGGAGACGGCTCCTCGTCCACTACGCTCGACCTGCCTCCGGGTGAGCATGTGCTGCGCCTGCAGCTCGCTGACGGTGCGCACATTGCGCTGGAAGGCATGGAAGACGAGATCACGATCACCGTCCGCTGA
- a CDS encoding ABC transporter ATP-binding protein, whose protein sequence is MKQVELSATGLAKRFGARIVFRDISLSVAGGQALAITGHNGSGKSTLVRILAGVLRPTRGEVTLSVGGASVNPSDRPFRCGLAAPYVNLYDHFSAAENLRFIARARELEGAEERIARGLEMVGLAGREDDLLRSYSSGMRQRARLAAAVLHDPEVLLLDEPGSNLDDAGRGVVRRLIRESLDAGRVVLVATNDAAEADLCGSRVTVG, encoded by the coding sequence GTGAAACAGGTCGAACTCTCCGCGACCGGGCTGGCAAAACGCTTTGGAGCCCGCATTGTCTTTCGGGACATCAGTCTCTCCGTCGCGGGCGGTCAGGCACTGGCAATCACCGGTCACAACGGCTCCGGCAAATCGACCTTGGTCCGGATTCTTGCGGGCGTCTTGCGGCCGACCCGGGGAGAGGTCACCCTGTCCGTCGGTGGGGCCTCCGTGAACCCCTCGGACCGCCCGTTCCGTTGCGGGCTCGCAGCGCCGTACGTGAACCTGTACGACCACTTCAGTGCGGCGGAGAATCTGCGGTTCATCGCGAGGGCCCGCGAGCTGGAGGGGGCTGAAGAGCGCATCGCCCGGGGACTGGAGATGGTCGGGCTGGCGGGGCGGGAGGACGATCTGCTCCGCTCCTACTCGTCGGGCATGCGTCAGCGGGCCCGGCTGGCCGCTGCCGTGCTGCATGATCCCGAGGTATTGCTGCTGGATGAGCCGGGCTCCAACCTGGACGATGCGGGGCGTGGTGTGGTGAGGCGTCTGATTCGGGAATCGCTGGACGCCGGACGCGTGGTGCTGGTGGCCACGAACGATGCGGCCGAGGCGGATCTGTGCGGGTCCCGGGTGACTGTGGGGTAG